AATGCGCTGCAAAGAATCCGGTGAAGCAAAGACAATCCTTTTCAATCTTAGCGGTCATGGCCATTTCGATATCGCTGCCTACGAATCATATTTGCGCGGTGAATTGGAAGACTACGACTTAGATGAAGAAATTCTTGAAAGGGGTCGACAGAGCATTCCCGATGTGAAAGAAGACTTTTAAGCCTGAATACCTAGCCTAAGTGATTTTATGCGGTCACGTTTGATGCATTGCATCGCGTGGCCGCATATTTTTTTAGTGCATCCCGCCAATGGGGCATGATATCCAAGCCGGCTTTTTCCGCTTTGTAGTTATCGAGAACTGTGTACGTTGCTTTTCGTACGCCGATCTGAAATTCTCTGCTTTGGACGGGCAACACGTCCATCTCTAAGTTGAGGATCTCTTTAACAGTCTGCGCAAATTCATACCATGTACAGGCACCCTTGCAGGTAGCATGATAGAGGCCCGGAGCCGCCTTTTCCGCTAATACCTTTATCTGGTGCGCCAACACGTCGACAGTGGTAGGCGTGGTCCACTCATCGTCAACGGCTCTAAGGGTCGCTCCCGTCGAAGCGCGATCAACCATGGTTTCAACAAAATTAAGCCGGCCTTTTCCCCGGCAAGGAGAATGGCCGTATAAGGCCGCCGTCCGAATAACAAGGTGGTTCGCCCAGTTGGTCATCACCAAATGTTCACCGGCAAGTTTGCTTGTCCCGTAAACATTCAAGGGTTGCGGAAGATCAGATTCACGATAAGGCAGATTTCGATTTTGGGAATCACCGCCAAAGACATAATCTGTGCTGATAGAGACCAATCGGGCATTGATTTGCCGGCAAGCTTGCGCGATTCCCATGGCTCCGGCAGCATTCACAGCAAAGGCTTTGTCCGGATGCGATTCACAGTGAACCAAGTCATGATAGGCCGCTGTATTGATGACCAAATCCGCTTTAAAATCTTGAAGACACTTAAGAACGGCGCTGTGATCGGTGATATCCAAAGGACAGTCGGTACTGTCAAGATCAGCTTGCAGTACATGATCCTCTTGAAATTCGGTGCATAAAGCTTTTCCGAGTTGCCCCAAGGCGCCGATAATCAAAACATTCATAGTATCTCCATCTTCTTTCAACGCTCCAATCAACTTCCCAAAACAGGCTTATATCAAATTCATTGTATCATAGCGCCCGCCCTCCGGTTTTAGAAAATAGGGAATAGGGTACACGCTTCAACACTAGCTCGAGGCAGACATCCGCTATTTTGTAGGCTGTAAGTCCGGTGTAAAGCGTGTGGGGGACACGCGGTAATCCTGGTCGTCAGGAAAAGAGACACAGTACCCTGTCTCCGGGTGACATTTCCCCCGTGGGAAATCGGTGCTGATAATTTGAGCACCACTGGCAAAGGCAGCATCGCGCCGGCTTGTGTCTCCCGCGCCTGCTTCTTTCAGTCCCGCATCTGCCCTCACACGAACGATCATTCCTTGGGCTATATATTTTTTGACGCGCTGAGAATAAGGATTATCCGGAACCGCAAAGGCGGCGTCCGATCTGTCGGGCGTTGAATTCACAAACATAAGCCTCCCTTCCAACGAAGGGTGCTCTTTCGTATAGGCTTCACGCAATTCAGTTCGGTTATGGAGGACAAAAAAGAATTTTCCGCGACAGTCAGACAACAGCGGCCATCCCTCGGACTGAACAGCGGCTGTTAGGGTTGCAGCGTTTCCGCGTACGTCATCAGGACTTAAGATTTTCGTTTTCGGCATCACTGCAAGTATTGTTTTTTCAAATAACGCTAATGTAGCGGCATCTGCCTTAAGCAGTTCTCTGCCGGACAGCAAAGATTCCGTGATTTTGAATTCAAGCAGAAAGCTAATTGGAATATGGTCAGGATGTTGAAGCGACCAATCGAGAACCAAGCGCAGACAATCCTCTATCTTTGGGCAGTGGCTTCCTTCGTCGAGTATCGGAATGTGATAGACAGCAAATTCATCTAAATAGGGATGAATGTCCAGTTCGAAACTACGTACTCCCTGATCTAGCTGTACATCCAAAGGATCGTGGCTATAACGCATTGAATTCGCCTCTTCTGTAAAGGAGGAGGCAATATCCAGCATCAATTCATCGGGTTCTACATGGTAGCTGTTGTGTGTACCAATGACTTGAATTTGGTTCAAGCGAAGGGGTGTTTCGTCTTGGGCAATTGCGCCGGAGCAACAAAGGGCACAGCAAACGAGAAGGAGCAGAATCCCAGCGCTAGTTTTGTTGCATAAGTTTTTCAATGGTCTTGGCAATTCTACTACGTTGTCTTTCAAGCAGTGCCGGGTCTTTGGTGTAATTACGTCTATCACGAACTATTCTCCGGGGTACTTCCGTTAATTCTATGTACGCCGCTTTTTCTGATTCGGACAAAGCCGCCTCATGATCATGGATCGCTTGTTTTAAGATTACAAAATATTCATAATCTTCGACACCGTCACGAAGCATCTCCCAACGGATGCTTTCAACAGGCCCCTCCAAAATGGGAGCCGTCGGACGGGCGTCGGCCGCTGATTCGGGGGGATATAAAAACCGGCCGTCACCATTGCCCCAAGGGCGCTTGTCTCCGGGCTTTGTATTGCCATCGCTCATCCACGACATAGGATCTTCATAGGGATTTTGTGGATGATCGGGGTAGGCTTTTGCGGTAGTCCATAAATTGCTCTGCCAGATCAGAATACCTTCAATATGGTATTTCC
This DNA window, taken from Candidatus Hydrogenedentota bacterium, encodes the following:
- the rfbD gene encoding dTDP-4-dehydrorhamnose reductase; its protein translation is MNVLIIGALGQLGKALCTEFQEDHVLQADLDSTDCPLDITDHSAVLKCLQDFKADLVINTAAYHDLVHCESHPDKAFAVNAAGAMGIAQACRQINARLVSISTDYVFGGDSQNRNLPYRESDLPQPLNVYGTSKLAGEHLVMTNWANHLVIRTAALYGHSPCRGKGRLNFVETMVDRASTGATLRAVDDEWTTPTTVDVLAHQIKVLAEKAAPGLYHATCKGACTWYEFAQTVKEILNLEMDVLPVQSREFQIGVRKATYTVLDNYKAEKAGLDIMPHWRDALKKYAATRCNASNVTA
- a CDS encoding DUF4091 domain-containing protein — translated: FNAYGRSVQEHLRARGWLDKAYVYPYDEPTEADYPRVLKGFHQLRAAMPDMALMLTEQVEPGLIGGPNLWCPLISFYNHEKAEERRKEGEHFWWYICTGPKQPYPGLFIDHPGTDLRVWLWMTWKYHIEGILIWQSNLWTTAKAYPDHPQNPYEDPMSWMSDGNTKPGDKRPWGNGDGRFLYPPESAADARPTAPILEGPVESIRWEMLRDGVEDYEYFVILKQAIHDHEAALSESEKAAYIELTEVPRRIVRDRRNYTKDPALLERQRSRIAKTIEKLMQQN